The DNA segment TTCACCGCCCGCCGGAGATCCGGGTTGCTGAAGGGCGGCTTCTGCGCGTTCATGTAGATGAGGAAGATGGTGTTGATGGGCGCCTGGTAGATCTCGACGTCGTCGCGCGCCCGCCTGAGCTCGTCGGCCTGCGTCTTCCGCATGGGCGGCCAGGCGTCCCAGAGCATGATCTTCCCGGCCTTGGCGGCCGCCAGCTGGGTGGGCCCGCCCGCCAGGATGAACTGCTTGACCCCGTCGAGGTACGGCAGGCCGGGGATGAAGTAGCTGGGGTTCTTCTCCCACTCGATCACGCTGCCCCGCTCGTACTTCTTGAATTTGAAGGGCCCGGTGCCGATCTGGGCCTCGGGCGCATTGAGGTCGCCGAACCGGGCGAGCACGTGCTTGGCCGCCACCCGGCACCAGGCCGAGGCGAGGGACGGCAGGAAGGGCGCGGCCGGGAACTTCAGCTTGAATTCCACCGTGTCGGCGCTCACCACCTCGAAGCTCGCCACCATCGGCTTGAGCGAGGCGCCGCACTTGGGACTCTTGAAGTCGGGATTCAAGATGCGGTCGAAGGAGGCCTTGACGTCGGCGGCGCTGAAGGGCTGGCCATCGTGCCACTTCACTCCCTTGCGGAGGTGAAAGGTGTAGGTCTTGCCGTCGGGCGAGACCGTCCAGCGCTCCGCCAGGTCACCCGCAATCTTCGAGGGGTCGTCGGGGTCGTAGTGAAGCAGGCCGCTGAAGACCCCCGCCGTCGCCTGCTGAACGACCAGCGGCGACTCGGCGTGAACGTCCAGCCGGCCGGGATCGCCGTAGTCGAACCAGGTGAGGACGCCGCCGGGACGGGGTTTCTCCTGGGCGAGGGCGGCCGGGGCGCTCGGGTCGGCGCCCGCCAGCCCGGCGGCCGCCAGGAGCGTCACGAGGAGGCGAACGGGGTGGGACGTGACCATGGACCATCTCCTTGTGTGCGGGGTGGCGGACCGAATCGCCGAGACGGCTCGGCGTGAAGACCGCCAGGCTGATCGCCGGTCCCGGAAAGAATACCATCCAGGGCGCCGTTTCGATCTGCCGGCCTTGCGGGGGCGTCTCCCATCGCCGGTCGTTTGCGCTGTCGCCTGACCGCGTGCTAGCCTGATGCGCCGGAGGCCGGTCCGCGCTCCGCGGGTCCGGATCTCGGACACCCAGCGCCCCTCGCCAGGGACGGAGGACTCGACATGCCGCCGAAGCTCGAAGGAATCGTCGTCCCCCTGCTGACGCCCTTTACCCGGGACACGGACGAGTTCGACGCCCCCGCGTATCGCAAGCTGATCGACTATCTCCTCGGCGCCGGCGTCCACGCCATCATCGCCAACGCGGCCACCAGCGAGTTCAACAGCCTGGACGAGGCGGAACGCTACAGCGCGGCCGAGGTCGCGGTCGAGCAGGCGGCCGGCCGCCTGCCGGTCCTGGTCGGCGCCGGCTCCCCGGCGACCCGGCACTCGATCCGGTGGGCGAAGCATGCCGAGGCGATCGGCGCCGACGGGCTGCTGGTGATGCCGCCCTACTACGGCACCTGCTCGCTCGACTCGATCGTCGCGCACTACGCGGCCATCTCCGACGCGACGCCGCTGCCGATCATGGTCTACAACGCCCCCTACGCCGCCCACGTCCTCCTGACGCCGGCCGACCTCGAGCGGATCGCGAGCGTCGCGAACGTGCCATGGGTGAAGCTGACCACCGGGGTGCTCGAGCACGTCACTCTGATCCGGGAGCGGATGGGGGACCGGATCGCGATCTTCGAGGGCGTGGACAGCCTGGCCTTCCCGTCGATGGCCCTCGGGTCCTGCGGCTGGGTGGCCGGGACCGCGAACATGATCCCGGAGCTCGCCGTGGAGCTGTGGCGCCTCGTCCACGTGCAGGGGAATCTCCCGGGGGCGCGGGCCCTGCACGAGCGGATCAACCCGCTGCACGAGCTGAGCCGCGATTCCGGCATCTACTTCGCGCTGGGCAAGGAGGTGTGTCGCCTGCGAGGGTATCCCCTGGGCGCCACGCGGCGGCCGTGGCCCGAGCTCACCGAGGCCCAGCGCGCGCATGCCTTCGAGCTCGCCCGGGACCTCGGGCTCGTCGCGGAGGCCGCGGCCGGGGCCTGACCGCGTCGGCCCGGCATGGGACGCTACGTCCTCACCCGGCTCGGACTGGCCGTCCCGACCTTCATCGCCCTGACGGTCCTGACCTTCGCGCTCGTCCGACTCATTCCCGGCGATCCGGTGGAAGTGCTGATGGGCGAGGTCGGCGTCGACGCCCGGCGCCGGGCCGAGCTGCGGACCCACCTCGGGCTGGACCGCCCGCTCCCCGTCCAGTACGGCCGCTACGTCCTCGACCTCGCGCGGGGCAACCTCGGCCGATCCATCGCGACCCAGACGCCCGTCTTCACCGAGTTCCTGACGCTGTTCCCGGCGACGGCCGAGCTGGCCGTGGGCGCCATCCTGCTCGCGCTCGCGCTCGGCGTACCCGCCGGGGTGATCGCGGCGACGCAACGGGGATCGGTGGTCGACCAGGGGCTGATGGCCGGGGCGGTCACCGGGTTCTCCATGCCGATCTTCTGGTGGGCCCTGCTCCTGATCCTCCTGTTCTCGGGTAAGCTCGGCTGGACCCCCGTGTCGGGCCGGCTGTCGCCCCTGGTGTTCGTCGAGCCGGTCACCGGCTTCATGCTGGTCGACACCCTGCTGTCGCCCGAGAAGGGCGCCTTCACGTCCGCGGTCCGCCACCTCGTGCTGCCCGCCGTCGTCCTGGCCACGCTCCCCATGGCGGTGATTGCCCGGATCACGCGGTCGTCGATGCTCGAGGTCCTCAACGAGGACTACGTGCGCACCGCCCGCGCCAAGGGGCTCTCGCCCTTCCGGGTGGTCGCCCTCCACGCCTTCAAGAACGCGCTGATTCCGGTGGTGACGGTGGTGGGGCTTCAGGTGGGCGTGCTGATGACGGGCGCCATCCTCACCGAGACGATCTTCAGCTGGCCCGGGGTGGGGAAGTGGCTCGTGGAGGCGGTCTACCGGCGCGACTACCCCGTGGTCCAGAGCGGCGTCCTGCTCATCGCCACCCTGGTGATCGCCGCCAACCTCACGGTCGACCTGCTCTACGGGCTGATCGACCCGCGCATCCGCCACGCTCGCTGAGTCGCCCCGATGCCGGCGACACCACCGACCGCCGACACCCCGCCGGCTGCGCCGAAGCGGCGGGGCGGCTGGCGGCCGCTGCTGCGGCGCCGGGCGGCGGCAGCCGGAGCGCTGGTCCTGGCCCTGGTGGCGACCGTCGCGATCTTCGCCGACGTGCTCGCGCCCCACTCCCCGATCGAGCAGCACCGCGAGGCTCTGCTCCGGCCTCCCGTCTGGCAGGAGGGCGGCTCGGCTCGCTTCCCCCTGGGGACGGACGCCATCGGGCGGGACGTCCTGTCGCGCGTCATGTACGGCGCGCGTTACTCGCTGGTCGTCGGCGTGGTGGTGGTGGCGCTCTCGCTCGTTCTCGGGATCCTCCTCGGGCTGGTGGCGGGGTTCTGCCGCGGGCTCCTGGAAATGGCGGTCATGCGCGCCATGGACGTGATCCTGGCGCTGCCGACCCTGCTGCTGGCGATCGTGATGGTGACGATCCTGGGCGACGGCCTCCTCAACGCCATGCTGGCGGTCGCCGTCGTCACGCTGCCGCATCCGGCACGGCTGACGCGGGCGGCGGTCATCGGGGAGCTGGCCAAGGACTACGCGACGGCCGCCCGAGCCGCCGGCGCGAGCGCGCTCCGTCTGATGGTGCTCGGCGTCCTGCCCAACTGCATGGCGCCGCTGATCGTGCAGGCCACCCTGAGCTTCTCCGGCGCGATCCTGGCGGCCGCCGCCCTGGGCTTCCTCGGCCTCGGGGCCCAGCCGCCGACGCCCGAGTGGGGGACGATGCTCGCCGAGGCGCGCGAGTTCGTGCTTCGCGCCTGGTGGGTCGTGACGTTCCCGGGCGTGGCCATCCTCACGACCGTGCTGGCCCTCAACCTCGTGGGCGACGGGCTGCGGGATGCCCTCGACCCGAAGCTCCGGGGCGTGTCGTAGCCGCGTCCGGGGCCACTTCGGCGGTAACGAGCGTGCCCGAGGAGAGCCCGGTCCGCCGCTTGGCTTCGCTCCCGAGACGGGCTATGTTCTAGGCCAATCCTGGATGCGCACTCGGAGCGAGGAGGCCAGGCCATGAGCCGGAAAATGGGGACGGAGGCAGGCATGACTCGCCGTCAAGCGCTCGGTCGCTCGATGGCCCTGCTCGGGGGGCTCGCGGCCGGCGGGGGGCTCGTCTCGGTACCGCGGGTCGCGCGGGGCGCGACGACCGAGGTCACGTTCCAGCTCGGCTGGATCGTCGGCAACGGGCAGATCGGGGAGATCGTGGGTCGGAGCCTCGGCTACTTCGAGGCGGAACCGACCGGGAGGGGAGGAGACGAGCGGAGCGGCGCGGGCGCGCCCCCGAGGAGATGCGCGTGCCGAGGCACGCCTCGCGATGCCGGGCGTCGGCGGCGTCATCGGGACCAGAGACCACCCGCCAGATAGCCGCCGTCGACTGCCAGCGTGTGACCGGTGACGAAGCTCGCGTCGTCGGAGGCGAGGAACAGCGCCGCCCGGGCGACTTCGTCGACTTCGCCGAAGCGGCCCATCGGGATCCGGGCGATCCGTCGCTGTCGCGCCTCTTCCGGCAGGCTCCGCGTGAGCCGGGTATCGATCTGGGCCGGGGCGATCGCGTTCACCGTAATGTGATGCTGCGCCAATTCCACGGCCATGGTCTTCGTCAACTCGATCACGCCGGCCTTGGCCACGTTGTAGCCGACCAGGTTCTCCACCCCGCGAAATCCGTTGATCGACGCGGTCGCAACGATGCGCCCGCCGCCTTGCTTGACCATCTGGCGAGCGGCCGTCTGGCAGCACAGGAAGACTCCGGTGAGGTTAACGCGCAACACGCGATGCCACTGGATCTCGGGATGCTCCAGGAACGGCGCGGAGTGCACGATGCCCGCGTTGGCGAACATCACGTCGAGGCGCCCGAACTCGGCGACCACGCGGTTCACGAAATCCTGCACCTGGGTCGAGTCGCCGACGTCCACGCCCATGGCCATCGCTCGGCCGCCGCGCTCGGTGATCTCCTTGGCGACGGCCTCGGCGCTTTCCGTCTCGACGTCGCCGAGCGCGACCGTCGCACCCTCGGTCGCAAACAGGAGCGCCGTCGCGCGCCCGATTCCGAGCGCGCCGCCTGTGATCGCTGCGACCCGTCCTTGCAAGCGCATGGCGCTACCTCCTTGACTCATGGCGGCGGCCCCGCAGTCGGACGACGGCCAACGGCGACCCGATCGGATTCGTCGAGGATGACGGCCTCTGGCGCAGGCCGCCAGGGCGGGTGAACTTCGCCGTCCACCTCACCGGCGAGAATGACACCGGGACGATTGAGTTCGATGGACGGCCGGACGCCGGCGGCCGGAGCCCCGGAGCGCGGCGTGATCCGCGTCCCCCCGGACTACTCCTTGAGCCCCACGCCGAAGAAGGTCTCGGAGCCCACCGGCGTCAGCTTGTAGCCGACGACGCTCTTCCGCGTCATCGCGAGCTTGGTCGCGTAGGCGATGAGGATCGCGGGCGCTTCGTCGTAGAAGAGCTTCTGGGCGCTCCGGTAGAGCGCCAGCCGCTGGGCCTCGTCCTTGGTGACCTCGGCCTTGAAGATCAGGTCGTCGAACTCCTTGTGGCACCAACGCGACCGGTTGAACCCATTCCGGGCGGCCACGCAGCTCCAGCCCAGGACCGGGATCTGCCCGGGGTCCGCGTTCGGGTAGTTCCAGCCGAGGATCACCATCTCGTGCTCGCCGTCCTGCGTCCGCTTGAGGTACTGGCCCCATTCCACGGTCTTGATGTTGACCGTCACGCCGACCTTGGCCAGATCCGCCTGGACCAGCTCGGCGGTCCGGCGGGCGTTCGGCATGTACACGCGCACCACGGGCATGGCCCACAGGTCGGCCGTGAAGCCGTTGGGATAGCCGGCCTCGGCCAGGAGCTTCTTGGCCCGCTCGGGATCGTAGGGGTAGGGCTTGATGGACGGGTCGTGCCCCGGCAGCGACGGGGGGATCAGGGCGCCGGCCGCGATGCCGGTCTCACCCAGGTAGACCGCGTCCATGATGTTCTTCTTGTCGATGGCCAGGCTCAGCGCCAGCCGGACCCGCTTGTCCTGGAACGGCTTCTTCTCCGTGTTGTAGCCGAGGAACGCGTAGTCGGCGCCCGGGATCTCGTGCACCTGGATGTCGGGGTCGGCGCGCATGAGCTTGATGTCGGCGGGGTTCGGGAAGCGCATGATCTGGCACTCGCCGGCCTTCAGCTTGGCGTATCGGACGGAGGGATCGATCGTGATGAGCATGACGAGGTTGTCGACCTTGGCGGTCCGGTCGTCCATCCCCGGCACCGACCTGGCCCAGTGGTCGGGGTGCGCCCTGTACCGGATCATCGCGTCCTTCTGGTAGGAGACGAACGCGAACGGTCCGGTCCCGATCGGCTCCGTCGCGGTCTTCTCGGGGGTGCCGGCCTTCATCATCAGGTCCGAGTACTCCGCCGAGACGATGCCGAAGGTCTCGACCGCGAGCATCGCCGGGAACGCCACGGTCGGCTTGCCGAGGCTGAACCGCACCGTGTGGCTGTCCAGCTTCTCGATCCGCTTGATCAGCTGATCGAGCCCCATGCTGACGAACAGCGCGTACCGTCCGCCGCCGACCTTGTGCCAGGGGTGCTCGGGGTTCCGCTGCCGCTCGAACGTGAACATCACGTCGTCGGCGTTGAGCTCCCGCGTCGGCTTGAAGTAGCTCGTGCTGTGCCACTTCACGCCCTTGCGCAGCTTGAACGTGTAGACGAGCCCGTCGTCGGAGACGGTCCAGGACTCCGCCACCCCTGGAATCAGGCGGGTGCTGCCGCGCTCCATCTCCACCAGCTTGTTGTAGACGTGCTTGGTGGCGTCAGCGGTCGACTGGCCGATGATCTGCATCGGCATGAAGGTCTCGGGGCTGGTCTCGTAACAGTAGACGAGCGTGCTGGCTTGCGCGGCCGCGGCATACGTCAGCGCCAGCGCGAGTCCGGCCGCCAGCCGGGTGAAATGGCGCGCGAGCCTGCATCCCATGAGAGCCTCCCGTGTGCGTCGCCTCGGGACCGAGCCTGCCCGGACGCGCGCCGCCGCTCTTGTACAGGGCTG comes from the Candidatus Methylomirabilota bacterium genome and includes:
- a CDS encoding ABC transporter substrate-binding protein; amino-acid sequence: MVTSHPVRLLVTLLAAAGLAGADPSAPAALAQEKPRPGGVLTWFDYGDPGRLDVHAESPLVVQQATAGVFSGLLHYDPDDPSKIAGDLAERWTVSPDGKTYTFHLRKGVKWHDGQPFSAADVKASFDRILNPDFKSPKCGASLKPMVASFEVVSADTVEFKLKFPAAPFLPSLASAWCRVAAKHVLARFGDLNAPEAQIGTGPFKFKKYERGSVIEWEKNPSYFIPGLPYLDGVKQFILAGGPTQLAAAKAGKIMLWDAWPPMRKTQADELRRARDDVEIYQAPINTIFLIYMNAQKPPFSNPDLRRAV
- a CDS encoding dihydrodipicolinate synthase family protein, with protein sequence MPPKLEGIVVPLLTPFTRDTDEFDAPAYRKLIDYLLGAGVHAIIANAATSEFNSLDEAERYSAAEVAVEQAAGRLPVLVGAGSPATRHSIRWAKHAEAIGADGLLVMPPYYGTCSLDSIVAHYAAISDATPLPIMVYNAPYAAHVLLTPADLERIASVANVPWVKLTTGVLEHVTLIRERMGDRIAIFEGVDSLAFPSMALGSCGWVAGTANMIPELAVELWRLVHVQGNLPGARALHERINPLHELSRDSGIYFALGKEVCRLRGYPLGATRRPWPELTEAQRAHAFELARDLGLVAEAAAGA
- a CDS encoding ABC transporter permease subunit gives rise to the protein MGRYVLTRLGLAVPTFIALTVLTFALVRLIPGDPVEVLMGEVGVDARRRAELRTHLGLDRPLPVQYGRYVLDLARGNLGRSIATQTPVFTEFLTLFPATAELAVGAILLALALGVPAGVIAATQRGSVVDQGLMAGAVTGFSMPIFWWALLLILLFSGKLGWTPVSGRLSPLVFVEPVTGFMLVDTLLSPEKGAFTSAVRHLVLPAVVLATLPMAVIARITRSSMLEVLNEDYVRTARAKGLSPFRVVALHAFKNALIPVVTVVGLQVGVLMTGAILTETIFSWPGVGKWLVEAVYRRDYPVVQSGVLLIATLVIAANLTVDLLYGLIDPRIRHAR
- a CDS encoding ABC transporter permease subunit produces the protein MPATPPTADTPPAAPKRRGGWRPLLRRRAAAAGALVLALVATVAIFADVLAPHSPIEQHREALLRPPVWQEGGSARFPLGTDAIGRDVLSRVMYGARYSLVVGVVVVALSLVLGILLGLVAGFCRGLLEMAVMRAMDVILALPTLLLAIVMVTILGDGLLNAMLAVAVVTLPHPARLTRAAVIGELAKDYATAARAAGASALRLMVLGVLPNCMAPLIVQATLSFSGAILAAAALGFLGLGAQPPTPEWGTMLAEAREFVLRAWWVVTFPGVAILTTVLALNLVGDGLRDALDPKLRGVS
- a CDS encoding SDR family NAD(P)-dependent oxidoreductase, which gives rise to MRLQGRVAAITGGALGIGRATALLFATEGATVALGDVETESAEAVAKEITERGGRAMAMGVDVGDSTQVQDFVNRVVAEFGRLDVMFANAGIVHSAPFLEHPEIQWHRVLRVNLTGVFLCCQTAARQMVKQGGGRIVATASINGFRGVENLVGYNVAKAGVIELTKTMAVELAQHHITVNAIAPAQIDTRLTRSLPEEARQRRIARIPMGRFGEVDEVARAALFLASDDASFVTGHTLAVDGGYLAGGLWSR
- a CDS encoding ABC transporter substrate-binding protein, coding for MGCRLARHFTRLAAGLALALTYAAAAQASTLVYCYETSPETFMPMQIIGQSTADATKHVYNKLVEMERGSTRLIPGVAESWTVSDDGLVYTFKLRKGVKWHSTSYFKPTRELNADDVMFTFERQRNPEHPWHKVGGGRYALFVSMGLDQLIKRIEKLDSHTVRFSLGKPTVAFPAMLAVETFGIVSAEYSDLMMKAGTPEKTATEPIGTGPFAFVSYQKDAMIRYRAHPDHWARSVPGMDDRTAKVDNLVMLITIDPSVRYAKLKAGECQIMRFPNPADIKLMRADPDIQVHEIPGADYAFLGYNTEKKPFQDKRVRLALSLAIDKKNIMDAVYLGETGIAAGALIPPSLPGHDPSIKPYPYDPERAKKLLAEAGYPNGFTADLWAMPVVRVYMPNARRTAELVQADLAKVGVTVNIKTVEWGQYLKRTQDGEHEMVILGWNYPNADPGQIPVLGWSCVAARNGFNRSRWCHKEFDDLIFKAEVTKDEAQRLALYRSAQKLFYDEAPAILIAYATKLAMTRKSVVGYKLTPVGSETFFGVGLKE